The genomic interval CGTTTTAAAACAAGGACGTGTATTAGAAGTAAGGGCGTGGAATCCCGCCACTTTTTTTGAAGTAGATGTGCACCTTCCGGGTGTAGATATGGAAAAATGGACTTCAGTCCAGCATATAAAAGTTAAAGTTTCCGAATATACCTATCGTGATTATACCCCGGCATTGTGGGATACTGAAACACAAACGTGTACGCTTTGTATCAGTTCAGACCACAAAGGGCCGGGAAGTGACTGGGTCAGTAATTTGAAAAAAGATGACATTCTCTCTTATGTCGGCATAGGAGGCACTTTTCACAAACCAGTAGCAGATAGCAGGTTATTGTGCTTAGGCGATAGCAGTAGTATCGGTCATTTTCTGGCTTTAAAGCAATTGGCTCTGGGTATTGGTGAAGTCTACGGCGCGATTAGTTTTAATATGGAATCACATGCACAGGAATTCTCAGAATATTTTGATACTTATCTGCAGCCATTAAATGAAAATAAAAAGGATCTTTCTTTGGTTACCTGGCTGAATGAGCAGGAATTGAGTAATGAGACAATTTATATTGCTGGCCATATTCCAACAGCGATGCAACTCCGCAGCCATTTAAAACAGCGAAATGATTTTAACGGAAGTATTAAATTACAGGGATTCTGGCAATAATGAAACGAATTAACGAAATGAAATCAGATATTTTACTGGATCTGTGGTTTTTAATGGTCGCGCTTAATTGCTTATTAAATTTGGTTGGTATATTGTAAATTAGTGTCATCATATCAATTAAGCTTATGCTGATCAACAACTATCTTGAAAGCGTATTCAAACAGTTTGAATATTATAAAATGCTTGGCGAAAAAACTTTTGTACAACTGACGGATGCACAGCTTTTTTATCAATATAATCAGGAAAGTAATAGTATCGCAACTATTGTTAAGCATATATCCGGGAATATGTTATCGCGCTGGACAGACTTTCTGACAGCGGATGGTGAAAAGGAATGGCGTAACCGGGAAGCGGAATTTGATAATGATGTTAAAGACAGAGCAGAATTAATGTTGCTATGGAATAAAGGCTGGGATTGTTTGTTTACAGCTTTGAATACGATTAATGAGGATAATTTTGAAAAAATTATTTATATCAGGAATCAGGGGCACTCCATTACTGAAGCAGTGAACAGACAGCTGGCGCATTACCCATATCATATCGGTCAGCTCGTATTTTTGGGTAAAATGCTGAAGAATGACAACTGGGATTCTTTATCCATTCCACGTGGAGATTCTCAAAAGTTTAACGGAGAAAAATTTGCTCGGCCGAAAACGAAGACGCATTTTACAGATGAATTCCTGAATAAAGGAAAGATTTAGTCTTTACGATAGCTTTTATAAACGGTGATTTTTATGTTTTTGTTTATAAGGACAATTATTTAAATTTAGGCTGGTGATAGTATCTAATCAATTGACAGTTGAAAGCTTATCTGCATAGTTTTATCAAGGCTAATTACAGAACCATTTTTACAGTGGGGTTA from Pedobacter sp. WC2423 carries:
- a CDS encoding DUF1572 domain-containing protein translates to MLINNYLESVFKQFEYYKMLGEKTFVQLTDAQLFYQYNQESNSIATIVKHISGNMLSRWTDFLTADGEKEWRNREAEFDNDVKDRAELMLLWNKGWDCLFTALNTINEDNFEKIIYIRNQGHSITEAVNRQLAHYPYHIGQLVFLGKMLKNDNWDSLSIPRGDSQKFNGEKFARPKTKTHFTDEFLNKGKI